A region from the Nonlabens sp. YIK11 genome encodes:
- the pth gene encoding aminoacyl-tRNA hydrolase, whose amino-acid sequence MKTLWNKWFGNSNSNDEPLQDDHMKKFLLVGLGNPGAKYAETRHNIGFKVLDQLAQEKEVPFETLKLGDVASTTHKGKSILLLKPNTFMNLSGKAIKYYMKQENIPKEQILVITDDLNLEFGTIRMKGKGSDGGHNGLKDTQVQLNTPNYPRLRFGISDAFSKGRQVDYVLGEWDDEERKSLQERIETAAAAALAFVHGGLANAMNQYNGK is encoded by the coding sequence ATGAAAACCTTATGGAACAAATGGTTTGGAAATTCAAATTCCAACGATGAACCGCTACAAGACGATCACATGAAAAAATTCCTACTGGTAGGTCTGGGAAATCCAGGAGCTAAGTATGCAGAAACGCGCCATAACATAGGCTTTAAGGTTCTGGACCAGCTGGCGCAAGAAAAAGAAGTTCCTTTTGAGACCTTGAAACTGGGCGATGTGGCCAGCACCACACATAAAGGAAAATCCATACTGCTTCTCAAGCCCAATACCTTTATGAACCTTTCTGGCAAGGCGATAAAGTATTACATGAAGCAAGAAAATATTCCAAAAGAGCAAATTCTAGTCATTACAGACGATCTAAATCTGGAATTTGGCACCATACGCATGAAGGGAAAAGGTAGCGACGGCGGCCATAATGGGCTTAAAGACACACAGGTCCAGCTCAATACGCCCAACTATCCACGATTGAGATTTGGGATTTCAGATGCCTTTTCAAAAGGCAGACAGGTGGATTACGTACTGGGAGAATGGGATGATGAGGAGCGCAAATCCCTTCAGGAGCGCATAGAAACAGCAGCTGCCGCAGCGCTGGCCTTTGTACATGGTGGCCTCGCAAACGCCATGAACCAGTACAACGGTAAATAA
- a CDS encoding 50S ribosomal protein L25/general stress protein Ctc — MKSITINGSKRESVGKKATKALRNAGLVPCVIYGGDEPIHFSAEEKAFKDLIYTPDAHLVVIDLGKDGKFNAIAQDMQWHPVRELLLHADFYQIFDDKPVTMEVPVRSTGTARGVLNGGVLRRNLRKLRVKALPGNLPDFITMDISNMKIGHKKYVRDLRVDEYEIMHADNIVVLMVKNSRTAIADTDDDEEVPADEVPATEVNDEAAVKEGTDE, encoded by the coding sequence ATGAAATCAATCACGATCAACGGATCTAAAAGAGAAAGCGTGGGCAAAAAGGCAACTAAAGCCCTACGTAATGCTGGATTGGTACCTTGTGTAATCTACGGAGGAGACGAGCCCATACATTTTTCAGCAGAAGAAAAAGCGTTCAAAGACTTAATCTACACACCAGATGCACACCTTGTGGTTATTGACCTAGGTAAGGACGGTAAATTCAACGCTATCGCACAAGATATGCAATGGCACCCAGTAAGAGAACTTTTGCTACATGCAGATTTCTACCAAATCTTTGATGACAAGCCAGTAACCATGGAAGTACCAGTGCGCAGCACAGGAACTGCTCGTGGTGTATTGAATGGTGGTGTATTGAGAAGAAACCTACGTAAACTACGTGTTAAGGCACTTCCAGGAAACCTTCCTGACTTTATCACGATGGACATCTCAAACATGAAGATAGGCCACAAAAAGTATGTGCGTGACCTAAGAGTAGATGAGTATGAAATCATGCATGCCGATAATATCGTGGTATTGATGGTGAAAAACTCTAGAACTGCCATCGCAGACACAGACGATGATGAAGAAGTACCAGCAGATGAGGTACCAGCAACTGAAGTCAATGATGAGGCTGCTGTTAAAGAAGGAACTGACGAATAG
- a CDS encoding ribose-phosphate pyrophosphokinase codes for MPYSISEAKLFGCRQSMDLAKSIAKEYGAPLGQVNFTTFSDGEFQPSFEESIRGRRIFLIGSTHPSSDNLMELLLMIDGAKRASARHITAVIPYFGWARQDRKDKPRVPIGAKMIAKILEAAGATRIITMDLHADQIQGFFEKPVDHLFASSLFIPYLKSLKLDNLTIASPDMGGSKRAYAYSKTLESDVVVCYKQRQKANVISHMELIGDVTGKNVVLVDDMVDTAGTLTKAADVMMERGAKSVRAICTHAILSGKAYERIEQSKLEELIVTDSIPLRQQSEKIRVLSCAGLFSGVMKSVQNNESISDNFIM; via the coding sequence ATGCCATATTCTATTTCTGAAGCAAAACTTTTTGGTTGTAGACAAAGCATGGATCTCGCAAAATCCATAGCAAAAGAGTATGGTGCACCACTAGGGCAAGTAAACTTCACCACCTTTAGTGATGGTGAGTTCCAACCTTCATTTGAAGAATCTATAAGAGGTAGACGCATCTTTTTGATAGGCTCCACACATCCTAGTAGCGATAACTTGATGGAGTTACTATTGATGATTGATGGTGCAAAAAGAGCCAGCGCAAGACACATTACGGCAGTCATTCCTTATTTTGGTTGGGCACGTCAGGACCGTAAGGACAAACCTCGCGTCCCGATAGGTGCAAAAATGATTGCAAAAATCCTGGAAGCAGCTGGTGCGACACGCATTATTACCATGGATCTTCACGCAGATCAAATTCAGGGATTTTTTGAAAAACCGGTAGATCATTTATTTGCTTCTTCCCTATTCATACCTTACTTGAAAAGCTTAAAGCTTGATAATCTTACCATCGCCTCACCTGATATGGGTGGTTCTAAAAGAGCCTATGCATATTCTAAAACATTGGAAAGCGATGTAGTGGTATGTTATAAACAGCGTCAAAAGGCAAATGTCATTTCCCATATGGAATTGATTGGTGATGTGACTGGTAAAAATGTGGTGTTAGTAGATGACATGGTCGATACGGCCGGCACACTTACTAAGGCAGCAGATGTAATGATGGAACGTGGTGCAAAGAGCGTTAGAGCGATTTGTACACACGCGATACTTTCGGGTAAAGCCTATGAGCGCATTGAGCAATCAAAACTTGAAGAGCTTATCGTTACAGACTCTATTCCATTGAGACAACAAAGCGAAAAAATTAGAGTACTATCCTGTGCAGGCTTGTTCTCTGGCGTTATGAAGAGCGTCCAGAACAACGAGTCCATCAGCGATAATTTTATAATGTAA
- a CDS encoding ATP-binding protein: protein MSTLLFFAVGKAQQSVDSDSAKRTSVATDELLNDMMFESFRLYSEGDFQGSLKNNLATIKLAEESNNLEIAHESYSYLGYDYLILEDTVKALEAFEKSYYYARETRDSRQIANAYTDFAAVYVQDSATYEKGLHYFKNAFTIYHTLNDSSGLHGSYYDYAKVLLARGEKKEFNEVVDSLMNYSSYSDLNPGYKARSYSLKAQSYLLRGDVDRALQNLNIALELGEESHSNIILEEIYRIYATALESKQDYKMAYAMMVKYDSIFNINQKDRSYSESRKIAAKYEIAQVQEDLSQAQLEKDLEQEKVQNRTIINYILIGVILLGLGLIVFLYYISRRRKSYITALRTKNIQVEKAKLEAERLAKVKSNFFSTVSHELRTPLYGVIGLSSILLEKNKDKDNLQELQSLKFSADYLLALVNDVLHLNKIDSQNRLENHGDVFNLVDLIDNITSSFEYLRVQNNNELEVEYVQQPPHLVKGNSTVLSQILMNLIGNACKFTENGRILVRIASNATKDNHCDITFSVQDTGPGIAPDKVKQIFEEFAQGESKNITFQGTGLGLSIVKRLLRASGSEIHVESTLGKGSTFSFSMTYEVIEQESAKKLNMPLKVYDVSELKEKKILIVEDNQINQMVTKKILEKFEVQCDIAGNGKIAVEKVRDNSYDLVLMDIHMPVMNGIESTKEIRKFSKVPILALTAVELEEMREQIYNSGMNDIIVKPYDIKHFQQAILRGIHLDWREKLDVQET from the coding sequence TTGTCAACACTACTGTTCTTTGCAGTTGGTAAGGCACAACAATCTGTAGATTCAGATAGTGCTAAGCGTACTTCAGTTGCCACAGACGAGCTTTTAAACGATATGATGTTTGAAAGTTTCAGGCTCTATTCAGAAGGTGATTTTCAAGGTTCGCTCAAGAACAACCTCGCCACCATTAAGCTTGCCGAAGAATCCAACAATCTAGAAATTGCTCACGAATCTTACAGCTATTTAGGATATGATTATCTGATTCTTGAAGACACTGTAAAGGCTTTGGAAGCTTTTGAGAAATCCTACTACTATGCCAGAGAAACCAGAGACAGTCGTCAAATAGCCAATGCTTACACAGATTTTGCTGCGGTTTATGTACAGGATAGCGCTACTTATGAAAAGGGACTGCATTACTTTAAAAATGCTTTTACGATATATCACACCTTAAATGACAGTTCTGGACTTCACGGTAGTTATTATGATTATGCTAAGGTACTTCTAGCACGTGGTGAGAAAAAAGAATTCAATGAGGTAGTGGATTCTCTCATGAACTACTCCAGCTATTCTGATCTCAATCCAGGATACAAAGCGAGGTCGTACAGCCTTAAGGCTCAAAGCTATTTACTTCGTGGAGATGTGGATCGAGCTCTTCAAAACTTAAATATTGCATTAGAACTGGGCGAGGAATCGCATTCCAATATAATCCTTGAAGAAATTTACAGGATTTATGCTACCGCCTTAGAATCAAAGCAAGACTACAAAATGGCCTATGCCATGATGGTCAAATATGATAGCATCTTCAACATCAATCAAAAGGACCGTAGTTATTCAGAAAGCAGGAAGATTGCTGCTAAATATGAAATTGCTCAAGTTCAGGAAGACCTATCACAAGCACAACTAGAAAAAGACCTGGAACAGGAAAAGGTTCAAAACCGCACCATCATCAATTATATTCTTATTGGGGTCATTCTGCTAGGGTTAGGCTTGATTGTATTCCTCTACTATATCTCTAGAAGAAGAAAATCCTATATCACCGCACTCCGAACTAAAAACATACAAGTAGAAAAAGCAAAGCTAGAGGCAGAACGTCTCGCCAAAGTCAAAAGCAATTTCTTCTCTACCGTAAGTCACGAGCTTAGAACCCCATTATATGGAGTGATCGGTTTGAGCAGCATACTCCTTGAAAAGAATAAGGACAAGGACAACCTTCAAGAGTTGCAATCGCTTAAATTCTCCGCAGACTATCTTCTAGCATTAGTGAATGACGTGTTGCACCTCAATAAAATAGACTCTCAAAATAGGCTCGAGAACCATGGCGATGTTTTCAACCTTGTGGATCTTATAGACAACATCACCTCATCCTTTGAATACCTGCGCGTTCAAAACAATAACGAACTGGAAGTTGAGTATGTACAACAGCCACCACATTTGGTAAAGGGCAACAGCACGGTACTCTCACAAATTCTTATGAACCTTATTGGAAACGCCTGTAAGTTCACAGAAAACGGAAGGATTCTGGTTCGAATAGCCTCCAATGCTACAAAAGATAACCATTGCGACATTACATTTTCAGTTCAAGACACTGGTCCAGGCATAGCACCAGACAAAGTAAAACAGATATTTGAAGAGTTCGCTCAAGGCGAAAGCAAAAACATCACCTTCCAGGGAACTGGTTTAGGCCTTTCCATTGTCAAAAGACTATTGCGCGCTTCTGGTTCAGAAATACATGTAGAGAGTACGCTTGGCAAAGGCTCGACTTTTAGTTTCTCAATGACTTACGAGGTCATCGAGCAGGAATCTGCGAAAAAGCTGAACATGCCTCTCAAGGTTTATGATGTTAGCGAACTCAAAGAGAAAAAGATCCTAATTGTGGAAGACAACCAGATCAATCAAATGGTGACCAAAAAAATCCTTGAGAAATTTGAGGTACAGTGCGATATCGCCGGCAATGGAAAAATTGCTGTAGAAAAAGTAAGAGACAACTCTTATGATCTGGTTCTGATGGATATTCACATGCCGGTCATGAACGGTATAGAGTCCACTAAAGAGATACGTAAATTCAGTAAAGTTCCCATTTTAGCACTTACCGCGGTAGAGCTGGAAGAAATGCGAGAACAGATTTACAACAGTGGCATGAACGACATCATTGTAAAACCTTACGATATCAAACATTTTCAACAAGCTATATTAAGAGGTATTCACCTAGACTGGAGAGAAAAACTAGATGTTCAAGAAACATAG
- a CDS encoding TonB-dependent receptor family protein — MAQVDSLETITIKVQPAIDLETVGGIVPFSVESRSFQTSRQRLQQLSFNEYLEGIPGLFILSPNNFSQDLRISLRGFGARSAFGIRGIKIVVDGIPETTPDGQGQLDNLTLGIIDELQVLRGPASLLYGNASGGVINIKTVREIDSSFVQAGSTIGNYNMFKWDLLSGVKHNNGATIISLSRTTTDGYREHAAFETNQLNIRSRFNLKGSSSLDFQLNYTDSPVALDAGGLTIEEVNQDRRQARSRNVEFDSREQVRQLKTGVSFNKSWDQIGFQSYGFYSYRDFDNNLPFESGGQVELYRNYYGQGSYLTYETSGNNYTNKIQLGYALAFQADQRQRFDNVNGVRGNSDFNQLESFNSYGFYLIDNLEFSNWNLQGGLRYDINTLEAEDRTVAANNSKQNLNSWSGSLGVTYELPNSNYLYGNVSTSFETPALTELSSNPDGATGFNENLDPQRAINYEVGFKNSASKLRWNAALFYMRTSDDLVPFEISQFPNRTFYRNAGSTNRYGLELSGELLLSRSITVNGSYTFSQFEYDEYTLDQNDLSGNLLPGIPKHTAALGLTYQASNQLTIQWNNTYRGSLLADDANATQVEDAIISNINLGYPIEFNRVNLTLRAGVNNLFDTQYFDNIRINAFGNRYYEPAPGINFYTGLNLRF; from the coding sequence ATGGCACAAGTGGATAGTCTAGAAACCATAACAATCAAGGTTCAACCAGCTATTGATCTGGAAACGGTCGGAGGAATAGTACCATTTTCTGTAGAATCTAGATCGTTCCAGACATCGAGGCAACGACTACAACAACTATCCTTTAATGAATATCTGGAAGGTATTCCTGGTCTCTTTATCTTGAGTCCGAACAATTTTTCACAGGATTTACGGATTTCCTTAAGAGGATTTGGAGCGCGATCTGCCTTTGGGATAAGAGGAATTAAGATTGTGGTCGATGGAATACCAGAAACAACTCCAGATGGTCAAGGGCAACTGGACAATCTCACGCTAGGTATTATTGATGAACTTCAAGTATTGCGAGGTCCAGCATCCCTATTATATGGAAACGCATCTGGCGGTGTTATCAATATCAAAACCGTTAGAGAAATTGACAGTTCTTTCGTTCAAGCAGGATCCACGATTGGAAATTATAATATGTTCAAGTGGGATCTTTTAAGTGGTGTCAAGCACAATAATGGAGCAACAATTATATCGCTTTCCAGAACCACAACAGATGGTTACCGAGAACACGCTGCCTTTGAAACCAATCAACTTAACATTAGATCCCGCTTTAATCTCAAAGGCTCTAGCAGTCTTGATTTCCAATTGAATTATACTGATAGTCCCGTAGCTCTCGACGCTGGTGGTTTGACCATTGAAGAGGTCAACCAGGATAGGAGACAGGCACGTTCACGAAACGTAGAGTTTGATAGTCGTGAGCAAGTTCGCCAACTCAAGACAGGAGTTTCGTTTAACAAGAGTTGGGACCAAATAGGATTTCAATCCTACGGGTTTTATTCCTATCGAGATTTTGATAATAATCTTCCATTTGAAAGTGGTGGTCAGGTGGAATTATACCGCAATTATTATGGCCAAGGCAGTTACTTGACTTATGAGACATCAGGAAATAATTACACTAATAAAATACAATTGGGCTATGCGCTCGCATTTCAGGCAGATCAACGTCAGCGTTTTGACAACGTAAATGGCGTGCGAGGTAATTCAGATTTTAATCAATTGGAGTCGTTCAATTCTTATGGGTTTTACCTCATAGATAATCTTGAGTTTTCCAACTGGAATCTACAAGGTGGTTTAAGATATGACATCAACACATTAGAGGCCGAAGACAGAACTGTCGCAGCCAATAACAGCAAGCAAAACTTGAATAGCTGGAGCGGTAGCCTTGGCGTTACTTACGAGCTTCCCAATTCCAATTACCTATATGGAAATGTATCGACCAGCTTTGAGACACCAGCGTTGACTGAGTTATCGTCAAACCCAGACGGCGCCACAGGATTCAATGAAAATCTAGATCCACAACGCGCGATAAATTATGAGGTTGGATTTAAAAATTCAGCCAGTAAGCTGCGATGGAATGCCGCATTGTTTTACATGAGAACAAGTGATGATCTTGTACCGTTTGAGATTTCCCAATTTCCCAATCGTACATTTTATAGGAATGCAGGTAGCACCAATAGGTATGGTTTGGAACTTTCAGGTGAACTGCTGCTATCAAGATCTATAACAGTAAATGGATCTTACACGTTTTCACAGTTTGAGTATGATGAATACACGCTGGACCAGAACGATTTATCTGGCAACCTCTTACCTGGCATCCCAAAACATACGGCCGCTCTAGGACTTACCTATCAAGCCAGTAATCAATTAACCATCCAGTGGAACAATACTTACCGCGGCAGCCTATTGGCTGACGATGCAAACGCTACCCAGGTGGAAGATGCCATCATCTCCAACATCAACCTAGGATATCCCATAGAATTCAATCGCGTGAACCTCACCTTGCGAGCAGGTGTCAACAATCTCTTTGACACACAGTACTTTGACAACATACGCATCAATGCCTTCGGTAATCGATATTATGAGCCAGCGCCAGGCATCAATTTTTACACTGGATTAAATCTTCGTTTTTAG
- a CDS encoding HupE/UreJ family protein, producing MDNFKFYFLEGFWHVLDLQAYDHILFIILLAVPYLFNGWRKLLLLVTAFTIGHSISLLLVTFGKVSFSSAYIEFLIPVTIAVTALYNIFTAGRRHQNNTPWLTVIIAIFFGLIHGFGFSGAFRMLASGTDDNILLTLAEFALGIEGAQLVIVLIVLILNFIFTGLFRFSKREWAQIISAIIFGIVIPMLIARWIW from the coding sequence ATGGATAATTTTAAATTCTATTTTTTAGAGGGTTTTTGGCATGTGCTTGACCTGCAGGCTTATGACCACATCCTTTTTATTATTTTGCTCGCGGTTCCCTATTTGTTTAACGGTTGGCGCAAGCTATTACTGCTGGTAACCGCCTTTACGATAGGTCATTCCATCTCTTTGCTGCTGGTCACCTTTGGCAAGGTTTCTTTTTCATCGGCTTACATAGAATTCTTGATACCTGTCACCATTGCAGTGACCGCATTATATAACATCTTCACCGCAGGACGCCGCCACCAGAACAATACGCCATGGCTTACTGTAATTATTGCCATCTTTTTTGGACTCATTCATGGGTTTGGTTTCTCTGGAGCCTTCCGCATGTTGGCTTCTGGAACTGATGATAACATCCTTTTGACGCTGGCAGAATTTGCTTTGGGAATCGAGGGCGCACAATTGGTTATTGTACTGATTGTCTTGATTCTAAACTTTATCTTTACAGGACTTTTCCGTTTCAGTAAGCGGGAATGGGCACAGATCATTTCGGCCATCATTTTTGGGATCGTTATTCCCATGTTGATCGCAAGATGGATCTGGTAA
- a CDS encoding deoxycytidylate deaminase, producing the protein MKPEKQHRYDVAYLKMAQEWAQLSYCKRRKVGALIVRDRMIISDGYNGTPSGFENFCEDEEGYTKWYVLHAEANAILKVAASTQSCTGATLYITMSPCQQCSKLIHQSGIKRVVYLNAYKDDSGLQFLEKAGVITEQISQLD; encoded by the coding sequence TTGAAACCTGAAAAGCAACATAGATACGACGTCGCCTACCTCAAAATGGCACAGGAATGGGCACAACTTTCCTATTGCAAGCGTCGCAAAGTAGGAGCGCTAATCGTGCGCGACCGCATGATCATAAGTGATGGTTATAACGGCACGCCTAGTGGTTTTGAGAACTTTTGTGAGGATGAAGAAGGCTATACCAAATGGTACGTGTTGCATGCCGAGGCTAATGCAATACTAAAAGTGGCCGCTTCTACACAATCTTGTACGGGCGCAACGCTCTATATTACCATGTCGCCTTGCCAGCAGTGCAGTAAATTGATCCATCAAAGTGGCATCAAACGTGTAGTATACCTCAATGCCTATAAGGACGATAGCGGTCTGCAATTCCTCGAGAAAGCAGGCGTTATTACAGAACAGATTAGCCAACTCGATTGA
- a CDS encoding S41 family peptidase, with amino-acid sequence MKKQYLYYPLFLGIFFGLGILIGNLLSVNGMDDAFTTSGNLKKRKLNRLIDIIDQRYVDEVNTDSIVDVTVNGILQNLDPHSIYISTDQAQAVADDMRGNFVGIGIRYFVNQDTISVLSTIKDGPSQKAGIKSGDRILTVDGRPLYGENKVSTDQLKGESGSRITLGVLKPGDSTVFNVPVTRGQIAIKSVDAAYMLTNELGYIKVNRFAESTTAEFNRAIDILKRKGAQQVAVDLRDNPGGVLQAALDMADEFLKDDQLMLFQKDRNNKRKNSYATSDGDFEDKPVFILINENSASASEVVAGALQDNDKGTIIGRRSFGKGLVQQEMQLGDGSAVRLTVARYYTPTGRSIQRPYDSGNEDYFNEYLERYENGELQDKSNIEVNDSLMYKTPAGKIVYGGGGIIPDVFVAGPKGYENQTLDYFARTGFADRIANDFLRTEGSYLRYMPEREFVDSYQVPETLLLEFYQRARGGNNKSLRLTGNREFMMLLLKASLAEQLYGTELKVKLLNTMDPMIDRLKELSRDRKNA; translated from the coding sequence ATGAAAAAACAATATCTATACTACCCATTATTTCTAGGGATCTTCTTTGGACTAGGGATTTTGATAGGCAATCTATTGTCTGTCAACGGTATGGATGATGCCTTCACAACTTCTGGCAACCTTAAGAAGCGTAAGCTTAACAGACTCATAGATATTATTGACCAGCGTTATGTGGATGAGGTCAATACAGATAGCATCGTGGATGTTACCGTCAATGGTATTCTTCAAAATCTCGATCCACATTCCATCTACATCTCAACAGATCAAGCACAAGCCGTCGCTGATGATATGCGAGGTAACTTCGTGGGTATTGGCATTAGGTATTTTGTAAATCAGGATACGATTTCAGTTTTGAGCACGATCAAAGATGGACCTAGCCAAAAAGCCGGTATCAAAAGCGGTGACCGTATTCTTACCGTGGACGGCAGACCATTGTATGGAGAAAACAAGGTTTCTACAGATCAACTAAAAGGAGAATCTGGCTCAAGAATCACGTTAGGTGTCCTTAAACCTGGTGACAGTACTGTATTCAACGTACCGGTTACTCGCGGCCAGATTGCCATTAAAAGTGTTGATGCCGCCTATATGTTGACTAATGAATTGGGTTACATTAAGGTCAACCGCTTTGCAGAATCCACCACGGCAGAGTTCAATCGTGCCATTGATATTTTGAAAAGAAAAGGAGCACAGCAAGTCGCTGTCGACTTAAGAGATAATCCTGGAGGTGTTTTACAAGCGGCTCTAGACATGGCCGATGAGTTTTTGAAAGATGACCAGTTGATGCTATTTCAAAAGGATCGCAACAATAAGCGAAAAAACAGTTATGCCACCTCAGATGGTGATTTTGAGGACAAACCTGTATTTATTCTAATCAATGAAAATAGTGCCAGCGCCAGCGAGGTCGTTGCAGGTGCCCTACAGGATAATGATAAGGGAACTATCATAGGTCGACGCAGTTTCGGCAAGGGATTGGTGCAGCAGGAAATGCAACTGGGCGATGGTAGTGCCGTACGATTAACCGTGGCTAGATATTACACGCCTACAGGTCGTAGTATTCAAAGGCCCTATGATTCTGGTAATGAAGATTACTTCAATGAATATCTTGAACGTTATGAGAATGGTGAACTACAGGATAAATCCAATATTGAGGTCAACGATTCTTTAATGTATAAAACACCAGCAGGAAAAATCGTGTACGGTGGTGGTGGTATTATTCCCGATGTTTTTGTTGCAGGACCTAAAGGTTACGAGAACCAAACCTTAGATTATTTTGCCAGAACAGGTTTTGCAGATCGTATTGCTAACGATTTCTTGCGTACTGAAGGTTCTTACTTGCGATACATGCCAGAAAGGGAATTTGTAGATTCCTACCAGGTTCCAGAAACGCTTTTATTGGAATTTTACCAAAGGGCCAGAGGTGGAAATAATAAATCACTGCGATTGACGGGCAATCGTGAATTCATGATGCTGCTTTTAAAAGCCTCACTTGCAGAACAGCTTTATGGTACAGAGCTTAAAGTGAAATTGCTCAACACTATGGATCCCATGATAGATCGATTAAAAGAGTTGAGTCGAGACCGCAAAAATGCCTAG
- a CDS encoding MarC family protein — MVSEFFAVIDFKEIFTASMILFAVIDIVGSIPIIVDLRRKVGHIQSEKASVVAGILMIVFMFVGESMLNLIGIDVNSFAVAGAFIIFFIALEMILGIQLYKDDQPETAAIIPIAFPLIAGAGTLTSVLSLRSEYYAINIIAAILINIVFVYAVLKNSGRIEKAIGKQGIDVVRKIFGVILLAIAVKLFATNIKELF, encoded by the coding sequence ATGGTTTCAGAGTTTTTTGCGGTCATCGATTTTAAAGAAATATTTACGGCAAGCATGATCTTGTTTGCGGTGATTGATATTGTAGGTAGTATTCCCATTATTGTGGACTTGCGTCGTAAAGTAGGACATATTCAAAGTGAAAAGGCCAGTGTCGTCGCTGGAATATTGATGATCGTTTTTATGTTCGTTGGTGAGAGCATGCTCAATCTGATAGGTATTGATGTGAATTCTTTTGCCGTGGCAGGCGCCTTCATCATTTTCTTTATTGCATTAGAAATGATTCTGGGCATTCAACTTTATAAAGACGACCAGCCAGAGACTGCCGCGATTATTCCCATTGCTTTTCCTTTGATTGCCGGTGCCGGTACGCTTACCTCAGTACTTTCCTTACGCTCTGAATATTATGCCATCAATATTATTGCTGCGATTCTTATCAATATCGTATTTGTCTATGCCGTATTGAAAAATTCTGGCCGCATTGAGAAGGCGATAGGAAAACAGGGAATCGATGTGGTAAGAAAAATCTTTGGAGTTATCTTGCTAGCGATAGCTGTCAAACTTTTTGCGACCAACATCAAAGAACTCTTTTAG
- a CDS encoding pyridoxal phosphate-dependent aminotransferase, with product MNEHLSDRINNLPTSATLAMAAKARELREEGKDIIGLSLGEPDFNTPDFVKDAAIQAVNDNYNSYTPVDGYVELKDAIIHKFKRDNNLTYDRSQIVVSTGAKQSIANVAMVLLNKGDECILPAPYWVSYSAIVELAEGVPVEVHAGVEQNFKITAEQLRAAITPKTKMILFSSPNNPSGSVFSKEELDAFAAVLKDYPDIIVVSDEIYEHINYGSGHASIAACEGMYDRTVTINGVSKAFAMTGWRVGYIGAPTWIARACNKFQGQITSGTCCIAQRAVITALEAPVSKIQYMIDAFAERRKLILELLNQIDGFVTDEPEGAFYVFPDISAFFGREIKGHKIYTAEDFSLFILEKALVATVSGESFGAPNCIRISYAASTEQIKEAMERIHLALS from the coding sequence ATGAATGAGCATCTATCAGACCGTATCAACAATCTACCTACCAGTGCCACACTTGCCATGGCTGCAAAAGCGCGAGAATTGCGCGAAGAAGGCAAAGATATTATTGGTCTAAGTTTAGGAGAACCAGACTTTAATACACCAGATTTTGTAAAGGATGCGGCTATTCAAGCTGTTAATGACAACTACAATTCATATACACCAGTGGATGGTTATGTGGAATTGAAGGATGCGATCATCCATAAATTCAAACGCGACAACAACCTGACGTATGACCGCAGCCAGATTGTGGTATCAACAGGTGCCAAACAATCTATCGCCAATGTTGCGATGGTCTTGCTTAATAAAGGTGACGAGTGTATCCTACCTGCACCGTACTGGGTAAGCTACAGCGCCATCGTTGAACTCGCCGAAGGTGTTCCCGTAGAGGTTCACGCTGGTGTGGAACAAAATTTCAAAATTACCGCAGAACAGTTGCGTGCCGCGATCACGCCCAAAACCAAGATGATCTTATTCTCATCGCCCAACAATCCTAGCGGTTCTGTTTTTTCAAAAGAAGAACTGGATGCGTTTGCAGCCGTCTTGAAGGATTATCCAGACATTATCGTAGTGAGTGATGAGATCTATGAGCACATTAACTATGGATCTGGCCATGCGAGTATCGCAGCTTGTGAAGGGATGTATGATCGTACGGTAACCATCAACGGTGTAAGCAAGGCCTTTGCCATGACTGGATGGCGTGTAGGTTATATAGGTGCACCTACCTGGATTGCGCGTGCGTGCAACAAGTTTCAAGGACAAATTACTAGTGGTACTTGCTGTATCGCACAGCGTGCAGTAATCACTGCTCTTGAGGCACCAGTTTCTAAGATCCAGTACATGATCGATGCCTTTGCAGAGCGTCGCAAACTGATCCTAGAATTATTGAACCAGATCGACGGCTTTGTTACTGATGAGCCAGAAGGTGCTTTTTATGTGTTCCCAGATATTTCGGCCTTCTTTGGTCGTGAAATCAAAGGTCATAAAATTTATACAGCAGAGGATTTCTCTTTATTCATATTAGAAAAAGCGCTTGTAGCGACCGTATCAGGTGAATCTTTTGGAGCGCCTAACTGTATACGTATCTCTTATGCTGCAAGTACCGAACAGATCAAAGAAGCAATGGAGCGTATCCACCTAGCTTTGTCTTAA